The following proteins are encoded in a genomic region of Limosilactobacillus reuteri subsp. reuteri:
- a CDS encoding tape measure protein: protein MDKLKVENEMATRISVDTIAATKSLSAFRSSISAATNAWKANETALKNSGQYAEAAKARISGLNEVIELQKAKISELKSRQEGLNLSNKDQLETWLKLDKDISQASKQLASYEVQVNRANSTLKYQTSGLAELQTSFRRAQESSRAYANNLRANGKELKANDVEIKGLSIGLKTLSKQYDLQKKELDQLAKTQGKNSEAYRKQKVRLDETSASIGKTKSQISELKTRTDDLHASLIRKDTLGSGFFASARNKILGIKNAEELTNRETKSLRETLKTSFAGVFVSNLASNAIMAMTSNMHGLIEAGREYNKEQDTMRTVWKSLTTEAPQDGRQLINFINDLSQHSIYSAETINKMAQSFYHVDSNVKHAKQWTNDFVRLGSTMHMTNAQIAEAGEQYAKIVAGGKASQEDMNVMINRFPMFGEAIQKATGKSMKQLQELSQQGKLTADDFVKAMDYLGKKYKTGQSEAMTSYMGMSMYLKSRFSKLSGDVQKSSFKMSKSAKDALVQVTSDKSMQRYANSISKALAGVLSLLSKTIAFMSKHQTAVKVFSKTMIASFAFTKTARLVTAFYMTLGKGIAVYKGLSSAAKIAALNQKMLNLAMKSNVIILVISAIAALIIELKHLYDTNKQFRKFINGIAKFAKSGLKKVGSFFKNTFKQISKSQEQSNREQAKANKQAEKNWHNFTNSLAKNWKSYWRNRQREQRQDEKQNQQYWNNVRKSASRGWKNIETSARSGVNNINRWYNNLNNSTSRIVRNMYRQHPKTFQSMYRVIQDHTRSWHDLVSGHWDRLGQDTSQTAKDMRKNNHQIFKDMYDRLNDLTGGSLGRMLKSWQDHMSQIGDAIATGKKNAMRAMADLANGVLKPFNTLMNDIKNGLNWILDKIGASKISGDWSISVPSYATGTAGNPDGTKRSSLALVNDGPGEHFREMYRLPNGQIGMFPNKRNFLAFLPKGISILNGEASHQLAKAFNLPRYANGVGDFFSGLTDKLDNAGEFIDKVIEHPIEALNEVFKRFVHISTPIKYASDLVVNVPIYIAKQAGKWIKKQFEELADPGGSGVERWRPYVVKALAMLHLSGSLVGKVLRQIQTESGGNPKAMGGTDGLADGHAMGLMQVKPGTFAANKLPGHGNIWNGFDNLLAGLNYARKRYGDSLSFLGQGHGYANGGRIDTEQFIRIAEQNKPEYVIPTDINKRSRAYQLLGEVIARFRGEEPSVQTTRDDQSIDKDNFRSLESKLDQLHKDIQSLINLGTQQVAAIHSQGKFDPKRQDILQAQRLSMKLNSF from the coding sequence GTGGATAAATTGAAAGTTGAAAATGAAATGGCGACGCGGATATCAGTTGATACAATTGCTGCGACTAAAAGTTTATCTGCGTTCCGGAGTTCAATTAGTGCGGCCACGAATGCTTGGAAAGCTAATGAAACTGCGTTAAAAAATTCTGGCCAATATGCTGAAGCTGCTAAAGCGCGTATTTCTGGATTAAATGAAGTAATTGAACTTCAAAAGGCTAAGATTTCTGAATTAAAAAGTCGTCAGGAAGGCTTGAACTTATCTAATAAGGATCAATTAGAAACATGGCTGAAATTAGATAAAGATATCTCTCAAGCTAGTAAACAATTAGCTTCGTATGAGGTACAAGTTAATCGGGCTAATAGTACATTAAAGTATCAAACTTCGGGTTTAGCTGAATTACAAACTAGTTTTCGAAGAGCCCAGGAGTCTTCACGAGCATATGCAAATAATTTGCGTGCGAATGGTAAAGAGCTTAAAGCAAATGACGTTGAAATTAAGGGCTTAAGTATTGGATTAAAAACTCTTTCTAAGCAGTACGACCTTCAAAAGAAAGAGTTAGATCAGCTTGCTAAAACACAAGGAAAGAATAGTGAAGCATACAGAAAACAAAAAGTGAGGTTAGATGAAACTAGTGCGTCAATTGGAAAAACAAAATCGCAAATTTCTGAATTGAAAACTAGAACTGACGACTTGCATGCTTCACTAATTCGTAAAGACACTTTAGGATCTGGTTTCTTTGCATCTGCTAGAAACAAAATTCTTGGCATAAAAAATGCAGAAGAATTAACAAATCGTGAAACTAAATCGTTAAGGGAAACATTAAAAACATCATTCGCAGGTGTTTTTGTATCTAATCTTGCATCTAATGCGATTATGGCTATGACAAGCAATATGCATGGCTTAATTGAAGCGGGTCGCGAATATAATAAAGAACAAGATACAATGCGTACTGTATGGAAGTCTTTGACAACCGAGGCACCCCAGGATGGCAGACAACTAATTAATTTTATTAATGATCTTTCTCAGCACTCAATATACTCTGCAGAAACAATCAATAAAATGGCTCAAAGTTTTTACCATGTGGATAGCAATGTTAAACATGCTAAACAGTGGACTAATGACTTTGTGCGTTTAGGTTCAACCATGCATATGACGAATGCTCAGATTGCAGAAGCAGGTGAGCAGTATGCAAAGATTGTTGCTGGTGGTAAAGCGAGTCAGGAAGATATGAATGTTATGATCAATCGTTTTCCGATGTTTGGAGAAGCAATTCAAAAAGCAACTGGAAAATCGATGAAACAGTTACAAGAACTTTCCCAGCAAGGCAAATTAACTGCTGATGATTTTGTCAAGGCCATGGACTATTTGGGAAAGAAATATAAGACTGGACAATCTGAAGCGATGACAAGTTACATGGGAATGTCCATGTATCTTAAATCGCGCTTTTCAAAACTATCAGGGGATGTTCAAAAGTCGTCCTTTAAGATGAGTAAATCTGCTAAAGATGCTTTAGTTCAAGTTACGTCTGATAAATCTATGCAACGTTATGCTAATAGTATAAGTAAAGCATTAGCCGGAGTGTTAAGTTTATTATCTAAAACTATTGCTTTTATGAGTAAGCATCAAACAGCAGTTAAAGTTTTTTCTAAAACAATGATTGCCTCTTTTGCATTTACTAAGACTGCAAGATTAGTAACAGCTTTTTATATGACTTTGGGAAAAGGAATTGCTGTTTACAAAGGATTGTCTAGTGCTGCAAAGATTGCCGCCCTAAATCAAAAAATGCTTAATCTTGCTATGAAAAGTAATGTAATTATTTTAGTTATTTCTGCTATTGCTGCATTAATAATTGAATTAAAGCATTTATATGACACTAATAAACAATTCAGAAAATTTATTAATGGGATTGCTAAGTTTGCAAAGAGTGGATTGAAAAAAGTAGGAAGTTTTTTCAAAAATACATTCAAACAGATCAGCAAGAGCCAGGAACAATCCAATCGTGAGCAAGCTAAGGCTAATAAGCAGGCAGAAAAGAACTGGCATAACTTTACTAATAGTTTGGCCAAGAATTGGAAGTCTTATTGGCGTAATCGACAACGTGAACAACGCCAAGATGAAAAACAAAATCAACAGTATTGGAATAATGTTCGAAAGTCGGCATCACGTGGTTGGAAGAACATAGAAACAAGCGCTCGTTCAGGTGTGAATAATATTAATCGTTGGTATAACAATTTAAATAATTCAACTTCTAGAATTGTTCGAAATATGTATCGGCAGCACCCTAAAACATTCCAATCTATGTATCGGGTTATTCAAGATCATACAAGATCTTGGCATGACTTAGTGAGTGGCCACTGGGATCGGTTAGGACAAGATACCAGTCAAACAGCTAAAGATATGCGAAAAAATAATCATCAAATTTTTAAGGATATGTACGATCGTTTGAATGACCTTACTGGTGGTAGCCTAGGACGGATGCTTAAATCGTGGCAAGATCATATGTCTCAGATTGGGGATGCAATTGCAACTGGTAAGAAGAACGCCATGCGAGCAATGGCTGATTTAGCTAATGGTGTTCTAAAACCATTTAATACCTTAATGAATGATATTAAGAATGGTTTGAACTGGATCCTTGATAAAATTGGTGCTAGCAAAATTAGTGGTGACTGGTCAATCTCAGTTCCGAGCTATGCGACTGGGACTGCTGGAAATCCTGATGGCACTAAAAGGTCTTCACTTGCACTAGTAAATGATGGTCCGGGTGAACACTTTCGTGAAATGTATCGTCTTCCTAATGGTCAAATTGGAATGTTTCCTAATAAGCGTAATTTCTTAGCATTCTTACCAAAAGGAATTTCTATTCTTAACGGAGAAGCTTCTCACCAGTTGGCAAAAGCTTTTAACTTGCCTCGTTATGCTAATGGAGTAGGTGACTTTTTTAGCGGACTTACTGATAAGCTTGATAATGCCGGAGAGTTTATTGATAAGGTTATTGAACACCCAATAGAAGCGCTAAATGAGGTATTTAAGCGCTTCGTGCACATTTCAACACCAATTAAGTATGCTAGTGATTTGGTTGTTAATGTACCCATTTACATTGCTAAACAAGCAGGAAAATGGATTAAGAAACAATTTGAAGAATTAGCTGATCCTGGTGGTTCTGGTGTGGAACGTTGGCGGCCATACGTAGTAAAGGCATTAGCAATGTTGCATTTATCAGGCAGTCTTGTAGGTAAGGTACTTCGTCAAATTCAGACGGAATCTGGCGGTAACCCTAAAGCAATGGGTGGAACTGATGGTTTAGCTGACGGTCATGCGATGGGATTAATGCAAGTTAAGCCAGGAACATTCGCTGCTAATAAACTTCCGGGCCATGGAAATATTTGGAATGGATTTGATAACTTGCTTGCGGGACTGAACTATGCTCGTAAACGTTATGGAGATAGTCTTTCTTTTCTTGGCCAAGGTCATGGATATGCGAATGGTGGTCGAATTGATACTGAACAATTCATTCGGATTGCGGAACAGAATAAGCCAGAATATGTTATTCCGACAGATATTAATAAAAGGTCTCGTGCTTATCAATTACTTGGTGAGGTTATTGCACGTTTTAGAGGTGAAGAACCTAGCGTTCAGACAACACGAGACGACCAATCTATCGATAAAGATAATTTCAGGTCGTTAGAATCGAAATTAGATCAGTTACATAAGGACATACAATCATTAATCAATTTAGGAACTCAACAAGTTGCTGCAATTCATAGTCAGGGTAAATTCGACCCCAAGCGTCAAGATATTTTGCAAGCACAAAGACTGTCAATGAAATTAAATTCGTTTTAA
- a CDS encoding phage tail tube assembly chaperone has protein sequence MTVKINTKQIGLGKPINIHATVGAVDKADEMMITLLSLDAELSKSEKNLDSSEAMIATLKKEREVNKKIFVFLQDVLKLSDKQVDMIKDRVDYQQLGSYVSYVCNRIKGVPEDTYQKTVNNKKKGPKG, from the coding sequence ATGACGGTTAAAATTAATACAAAGCAAATCGGCCTTGGCAAACCAATTAATATTCATGCAACAGTAGGAGCGGTCGATAAAGCAGATGAAATGATGATTACATTACTTTCTTTGGATGCTGAACTTAGTAAATCAGAGAAAAATCTAGACAGTAGTGAAGCCATGATTGCTACCCTAAAGAAAGAACGAGAAGTTAATAAAAAGATCTTTGTCTTTCTTCAAGATGTCTTAAAACTGAGTGATAAACAAGTTGATATGATCAAAGACCGTGTCGATTATCAGCAACTTGGGAGTTATGTAAGTTATGTCTGCAATCGTATTAAAGGTGTACCAGAAGATACATATCAAAAGACGGTTAATAATAAGAAAAAGGGCCCAAAAGGATAA
- a CDS encoding phage tail protein, protein MAGMSIKGIDFVMAGITDDKGVLITDPEKGGLGPKGIALWDGDGDGATTANITGLEEAGQQQYANNKVKRINHGVPTPQVALTMLDMPYEDGSKMVGYTDINGGRVLSNKKPHVALLIASHDFDGNWFFDAFANGEMTLPTRNHGTNNKNETDSNVAFTYQSLNPIPNNVFLNKEGSQQSFKAYNTGDSAWQGFETMLKEVFGGYSGDNPMASYIQATGTGSFANTNQSDVNKPTV, encoded by the coding sequence ATGGCAGGAATGTCTATTAAAGGGATCGACTTTGTTATGGCTGGAATTACAGATGACAAAGGTGTTTTAATTACTGATCCCGAAAAAGGCGGATTAGGGCCAAAAGGAATTGCTCTTTGGGACGGTGATGGCGATGGTGCTACTACTGCTAATATCACCGGCCTAGAAGAAGCAGGGCAACAACAATATGCTAACAATAAAGTTAAGCGAATTAATCACGGGGTGCCAACACCACAAGTTGCATTAACTATGTTGGATATGCCATATGAAGATGGAAGTAAAATGGTAGGTTATACGGATATTAACGGTGGTCGTGTTCTTTCTAATAAGAAACCGCATGTTGCGCTTCTTATTGCATCCCATGACTTTGACGGGAATTGGTTCTTTGACGCCTTTGCAAATGGTGAAATGACGCTTCCTACGCGTAATCATGGAACAAATAACAAGAATGAAACTGATAGCAATGTTGCGTTTACCTATCAGAGTCTGAACCCAATCCCTAATAATGTCTTCTTAAACAAAGAAGGCTCTCAACAATCTTTCAAAGCCTATAATACTGGCGATTCAGCATGGCAAGGCTTTGAAACAATGTTGAAAGAAGTGTTCGGTGGCTATTCTGGAGATAATCCAATGGCAAGCTATATTCAAGCAACTGGAACTGGTAGTTTTGCAAATACAAATCAGTCTGATGTAAATAAGCCAACTGTTTAA
- a CDS encoding DUF806 family protein, with protein sequence MKSPSQQAELLIKNKFSLIDEVYRESIPKEIIGNQAKTICLITEWLNEPTYYANATFKGWTIGVEVQLFYRKALSGEDVTNLEIELAKKFVHDKWTVEQSKAHVKDPDTGQSTKVFYFAKDLVIKGV encoded by the coding sequence ATGAAATCTCCTTCACAACAAGCAGAGTTATTGATAAAGAATAAATTTTCGTTAATTGATGAAGTATATCGAGAATCGATTCCTAAAGAAATTATCGGAAATCAAGCCAAAACAATTTGTTTAATAACTGAATGGCTTAATGAGCCTACTTATTATGCAAATGCCACCTTTAAGGGATGGACAATTGGCGTTGAGGTGCAGCTTTTTTATCGAAAAGCATTGAGCGGAGAAGATGTAACAAACTTGGAAATAGAATTAGCAAAGAAATTCGTTCATGACAAATGGACGGTTGAACAATCAAAAGCGCATGTGAAAGATCCTGATACTGGTCAAAGTACCAAGGTCTTTTATTTTGCCAAAGATTTAGTAATAAAAGGAGTGTGA
- a CDS encoding HK97-gp10 family putative phage morphogenesis protein, whose translation MVKVDFAASLEEFGRKAEKIAVPDHETKKKMTAAGAEVLVSKLKEVTQEKHYQPGRKTGKVKHLADSIIFENKDMGDVDNGNSLVGFEGPKDSGINHARIARFLNDGTVKMRGDHFIDNTRRDAKDEVFEAQAKVYRGQQK comes from the coding sequence TTGGTTAAAGTGGACTTTGCAGCTTCGCTAGAAGAATTTGGAAGAAAAGCAGAAAAAATTGCTGTTCCTGATCATGAAACTAAGAAAAAGATGACTGCCGCTGGTGCAGAAGTCCTTGTTTCAAAGTTGAAGGAAGTAACGCAAGAGAAGCACTACCAGCCGGGACGGAAGACAGGGAAGGTTAAACACTTAGCTGATTCGATTATCTTTGAAAATAAAGATATGGGGGATGTGGATAACGGAAATTCTCTGGTTGGGTTTGAAGGGCCAAAAGATAGCGGCATTAATCATGCACGTATTGCTAGATTCTTAAACGATGGAACAGTAAAGATGCGTGGAGACCACTTTATTGATAATACGAGGCGTGATGCCAAAGATGAGGTATTCGAGGCTCAAGCAAAAGTCTATCGAGGTCAGCAAAAATGA
- a CDS encoding phage head closure protein, whose amino-acid sequence MKLPISRLNHKVKFGKTETISDESIEGSHESFITRQQLHCAFYQRSQTQQYQLLGTKLEGTIVIAVRSQYHVEDDLQAQIDDDNTIYNIVTISRDESHSPIRYDLITLKDTGKKVG is encoded by the coding sequence ATGAAACTTCCGATCAGCCGGCTGAATCATAAAGTTAAATTTGGCAAGACAGAAACCATTAGTGATGAGTCAATTGAAGGATCACACGAAAGTTTTATCACTCGACAGCAGTTACATTGTGCTTTTTACCAGCGAAGCCAAACTCAACAGTATCAATTACTTGGTACTAAACTTGAAGGAACGATTGTGATTGCTGTTCGTTCCCAATATCATGTTGAAGATGATCTTCAAGCTCAAATAGATGATGATAATACTATCTATAATATTGTTACGATCTCCCGTGATGAAAGCCATTCACCAATAAGATATGACTTAATTACACTAAAGGATACTGGAAAGAAGGTTGGTTAA
- a CDS encoding head-tail connector protein, with protein MSDETPSLDKLVPRVREMLYLDDDSDDQLLNSYVKAATSFIHNAIGEDVNGFYDDSRVVSLVDIAVMSLAGTYYQNRLALSDTQTYPIDLTVNSIIGQLRGLRNSYDEESDKNETSDQPAES; from the coding sequence ATGAGTGATGAAACACCCAGCCTCGATAAGCTGGTACCACGAGTACGTGAAATGCTCTATCTTGATGACGATAGCGATGACCAATTACTAAATTCATACGTCAAAGCGGCAACGTCATTTATCCATAATGCGATTGGTGAAGATGTTAATGGCTTTTATGATGATTCGCGAGTAGTGTCGTTAGTTGATATTGCTGTTATGTCATTAGCAGGAACTTATTATCAAAATCGTTTAGCCTTATCTGATACTCAAACTTATCCCATTGATTTAACAGTTAATAGTATCATTGGTCAATTACGAGGATTAAGGAATTCGTACGATGAGGAGAGTGACAAGAATGAAACTTCCGATCAGCCGGCTGAATCATAA
- a CDS encoding phage major capsid protein, translating to MGINELNDAWIAKGQEVSDLNNKLNAAVLDDNFTKDKFAELKEQRDNAKIQRDAIKDQLDEARAQKVKAMKSEDKKPLNKKEMDIKDQFVREFKDMVTSGKTGTGNGGLTIPDDIQYAIHQLVRQFATLQNLVNVESVTTTTGTRTYEKLSDITPMTDLDDETATIPDMDDPELTLIKYAIHRYAAIQTVTNSLLKDTVENILAWLSNWVAKKVTVTRNAKIIEAMGKPAKKPTIASFDDIKDLENNTLDPAIMSSSSFVTNQSGYNVLSKVKDAQGRYMLQRDVTQPDVYRLDGKTITVVADKWLPDVAAGTHPLYFGDLKQGITLYDREHMSLLSTNIGAGAFEHDLYKVRVIDRFDVEVIDDGAWATASFKAVANQQATTPEASGKTA from the coding sequence ATGGGAATTAATGAATTAAATGATGCTTGGATTGCCAAGGGTCAAGAAGTATCTGATTTAAACAACAAGTTAAATGCTGCTGTTCTTGATGACAATTTCACTAAAGACAAGTTTGCTGAATTAAAGGAACAACGTGATAACGCTAAAATTCAACGAGATGCTATTAAGGATCAGCTTGACGAAGCACGCGCTCAAAAAGTTAAGGCTATGAAGTCTGAAGACAAGAAGCCTTTAAACAAAAAAGAAATGGATATTAAAGACCAATTTGTTCGTGAATTCAAGGACATGGTTACTTCTGGTAAGACTGGCACGGGTAATGGTGGCCTAACTATTCCGGACGATATTCAATACGCTATTCATCAACTCGTTCGTCAATTTGCCACGTTACAAAACTTGGTAAATGTTGAATCTGTTACTACAACTACCGGTACACGGACATATGAAAAACTAAGTGACATTACACCAATGACCGATTTAGATGATGAAACAGCTACTATTCCAGATATGGACGATCCAGAATTAACACTTATTAAGTATGCTATTCATCGATACGCAGCAATTCAAACTGTTACTAACAGTCTTTTAAAGGATACTGTCGAAAACATCCTTGCTTGGTTGTCAAACTGGGTAGCAAAGAAGGTAACTGTTACTCGTAATGCTAAGATTATCGAAGCAATGGGTAAGCCAGCTAAGAAGCCTACTATCGCAAGCTTTGATGATATCAAAGATCTAGAAAATAACACGTTAGATCCGGCGATTATGTCCAGTTCAAGTTTCGTTACTAATCAATCCGGTTATAATGTCCTTTCTAAGGTTAAGGACGCTCAAGGACGTTATATGCTTCAACGTGACGTAACCCAACCAGATGTGTACCGTTTAGATGGTAAGACTATCACCGTAGTTGCTGACAAATGGTTACCTGACGTAGCGGCTGGCACTCACCCGCTTTACTTTGGTGACTTGAAGCAAGGAATTACGCTTTATGATCGTGAGCATATGTCATTGCTTTCAACCAATATTGGTGCTGGCGCATTTGAACATGATCTTTACAAAGTGCGGGTTATTGACCGGTTTGACGTTGAAGTAATTGATGATGGTGCTTGGGCTACTGCTTCATTCAAGGCTGTTGCCAACCAGCAAGCAACCACTCCAGAAGCTTCTGGTAAGACTGCCTAA
- a CDS encoding head maturation protease, ClpP-related, whose product MMTKINVKGVIVSNDDADIYDWLGYDCVSPNQVEDVLNNSDEDIEVDIASGGGSVFAASEIYTMLKAYSGKVVVNIQGLAASAASVIAMAGDEINMSPTSQMMIHKASTISMGNADDFAHDSKMLDVMDQSIVNAYEAKTGMDRDDILQLMANETWMTAQDAVDKGFADNISAGSKTPQVVNAVSNQPILNSTAIAKIKTVLAKARDAKSKNEVETPINNKEKPTPSLKDQKLAILLGDEINGN is encoded by the coding sequence ATGATGACCAAGATTAACGTTAAGGGCGTTATTGTCAGCAATGATGATGCCGATATCTATGATTGGCTTGGATATGATTGTGTTAGCCCTAATCAAGTAGAAGATGTACTTAATAATAGCGATGAGGATATTGAAGTTGATATTGCTAGCGGTGGGGGTAGCGTCTTTGCTGCTTCCGAAATCTATACCATGCTTAAAGCTTATTCAGGTAAGGTAGTAGTTAATATTCAAGGATTAGCTGCTTCTGCTGCTTCTGTTATTGCGATGGCAGGGGATGAAATCAACATGAGTCCTACCAGTCAAATGATGATTCATAAAGCCTCTACTATTTCTATGGGGAATGCGGATGACTTTGCGCATGATTCTAAGATGTTAGATGTTATGGACCAGTCTATTGTTAACGCTTATGAAGCTAAGACGGGAATGGATCGTGACGATATCTTACAGTTAATGGCTAATGAAACTTGGATGACTGCTCAAGATGCAGTTGACAAGGGCTTTGCTGATAATATTTCGGCTGGTTCTAAAACTCCCCAAGTGGTTAATGCTGTTAGCAACCAACCCATTCTTAATTCTACTGCTATCGCAAAAATCAAAACTGTTCTGGCTAAAGCACGAGATGCCAAGTCTAAAAACGAAGTGGAAACACCGATAAATAACAAAGAAAAGCCAACTCCTAGTCTTAAAGATCAGAAGTTGGCAATTTTACTAGGAGATGAAATTAATGGGAATTAA
- a CDS encoding phage portal protein: MPLFNQKVSPGLSVTDDTDILHFLNPDNSDKYVDARTALKNSDIYSIVFQLSADLANGKLKADAPRAQGILNTPTQTSNAHSFWQSMFAQLLLGGECFAYRWRNQNGTDMTWEYLRPSQVTPFLLEDGSGLIYNINFDEPEIGVMEAVPQSDLIHVRLLSQNGGKTGISPLSALANELQIKDQSNKLTLSALGRSILAPGILSIKHGGLLSDKDKASRSRKFMKQTSDSKNGPIVLDDLEEYTPLEVKSNVAQLLNQVNWTGAQIAKVYGVSDSIINGQGDQQSSIQMMGNAYVKSLSRYAKAITGELNNKLNANITLDLRSAIDPLGDEYASTIANLQKNGTLGANQAAWLLQQVGYLPDDMPEKEQPKVQVQPVQMVSSDDKQSTEGGDNDDQD; this comes from the coding sequence TTGCCGCTATTTAATCAAAAGGTTAGTCCGGGATTATCGGTTACAGATGATACTGATATTTTGCACTTCTTAAATCCTGATAATTCAGATAAGTATGTAGACGCTCGGACTGCTTTGAAGAACTCTGACATTTATTCAATTGTTTTTCAGTTAAGCGCTGATTTAGCAAATGGAAAACTTAAAGCAGACGCGCCTCGGGCACAAGGAATTCTTAACACCCCAACACAAACGAGTAACGCACATTCGTTTTGGCAATCGATGTTTGCTCAATTGCTGTTAGGTGGGGAATGCTTCGCTTATCGTTGGCGCAATCAAAACGGAACCGATATGACATGGGAGTATTTGAGACCGTCTCAAGTTACTCCTTTTTTATTAGAAGATGGTTCTGGATTAATCTACAACATTAATTTTGATGAACCAGAAATAGGAGTTATGGAAGCAGTTCCGCAGTCCGATTTAATCCACGTTCGTTTGCTATCGCAGAATGGCGGTAAGACTGGGATTAGTCCTTTATCTGCATTAGCAAATGAACTTCAAATTAAAGATCAGTCTAACAAGCTCACATTAAGCGCTCTGGGACGTTCTATTCTTGCTCCGGGTATTTTATCGATTAAACACGGAGGATTGCTCAGTGATAAGGACAAGGCTTCTCGTTCAAGGAAATTTATGAAGCAAACGTCTGACTCCAAGAATGGGCCGATCGTTCTCGATGACTTGGAAGAATATACGCCGCTAGAAGTTAAAAGCAATGTTGCCCAGTTACTTAATCAAGTTAATTGGACTGGCGCTCAAATCGCTAAAGTTTATGGTGTCTCTGACAGTATTATTAATGGTCAAGGTGATCAGCAATCATCAATTCAAATGATGGGTAATGCCTATGTTAAGTCACTTTCTCGATATGCTAAAGCAATTACGGGAGAACTTAATAATAAGCTTAATGCTAATATCACTTTGGATTTGCGGTCTGCAATTGACCCATTAGGCGATGAGTACGCTTCTACAATTGCTAACTTACAGAAGAACGGGACACTTGGTGCTAATCAAGCAGCTTGGTTATTGCAACAAGTCGGATACCTACCAGATGATATGCCTGAAAAAGAACAACCAAAGGTACAAGTTCAGCCCGTTCAAATGGTTTCTTCTGATGATAAGCAATCAACGGAAGGAGGTGATAATGATGACCAAGATTAA
- a CDS encoding DUF1056 family protein — translation MVYLITNIFKFIWRYFDVICFLSAVTFAIWGSFLLSFTAGIFSIAVSLVIIGYLSEKIASLQ, via the coding sequence GTGGTTTACTTGATAACTAATATTTTTAAATTTATTTGGCGTTATTTTGACGTAATTTGTTTCCTCAGTGCGGTTACATTCGCTATCTGGGGATCTTTTCTGCTGAGCTTTACAGCAGGCATTTTTAGTATTGCGGTTAGCTTGGTCATTATTGGTTATCTATCGGAGAAGATAGCTAGCCTTCAATAG